Within the Leptotrichia sp. oral taxon 498 genome, the region GTTGAGAAGAGCGGTTCAAGGAATCGTTCAAGTGGCATTGGATTCTAAATTAGAATTAAATTACGAAAAATTAGTTGAAAAGGCTTACGAAATTTTTGCGGCTGACAAAAAAGTGTTGGATAAAAATGTTGTGAAAAATGTGGTAGAATTGTTTAAACAAAGATTATCAAATGTTTTAGGCGAAAAATACAGCAAAGATTTGATTTCATATGAAATTAACCTTGAAAACAATATCGTAAAATTAAATGACAGATTGTCAGTATTATTGGAATTGTCAAAAACAGAAAATTTTGAAACATTGATTAACTTATTAAAAAGGGTAAAAAATATAGTTAAGGATAATAAAGATGAAATCAAAATTTCAGAAAATTTATTTGAAAAAAACGAGGAAAAAGCTATATTTAACTTAGGAAATAAATTGGAGCTGCTTGAAAATAAAGAGTTCGCAAATTATATTCAAGTTTTATTGAATAACGCAAATGTAATAAATAACTATTTCGATAATGTAATAATTAACACAGATGATGAAACAATTAAAAATAACAGAGTTTCTACGCTTAAAAAATTAGAAAAATCGATTGATAAAATGATAAATATATAAAATTTTTAAGAAATTTTGAATTGTTTAATTGCTGAATTACTAGTCAATATTGGAATCTCGAATAGTTTTCACAGTTAAATAATAGAAAAATAAAATTTTTAGTATTGACTTTTTAAAAAAAAAGTGCTAATATCTAACCATAAAACGATGGTTAAATTAAATATAACCCGATATAAAATTAACAAAAAAAACTTGATTTTTTTGCTAAAATAGTGTATACTTACTTAAGTAAAGTTAGATTAAAAAATTCAAATTATTGGAAAATTTTTTTAAAAAATTAATTAATTTTTGGTTTTTTAGAAAATATATAATTTGAATGAAAGTGTCTTATTGTGTACCTATTTAAGCATAATCAAGGCAGTGCAGAAGTAAAATTAAATAGAAAATTCAGGAGGAATTAAAATGAAAAAATTAGTTATTTTGGGAACAGCTTTATTAGCTTTGAATGCTGTAGCGTCTGAATTCCAAGTAAAAGGTGGATATGATTTCTACAGAAAATATAAATCAGGAGCAGATTATTGGAAACATTCTGATTTTAAAGTAAAAAATGGTGCAACTGCGGGTGTTGAATACATCGTAGACAACCAAGGTGAATTTGAATGGGGATTAGGAGGAGAATACAAATTCTCTAATAACTCAGGAAAATTAAAACCTAAAAAAGAACAATGGAATGGTACTTATTCAACTGCTAAAAAACTTGGTAGAGATGTACCAGTTTATGCTTTAGGTAAATTTAACTTAATTACAACTAATGGAGGAAACGATGCTTTATATGTATTAGGTAGAGCAGGATATAACTTCGCTAAAGAATCAAGAGAAGCAAGAAAGCAGGCAGGATTAGACATTAAAGGTGGTCTATATACTGCAGCAGGAATTGGTACTGAATTTGGACCAGTTTCATTGGAAGCTTTATATGAAAGATCTAGCTTTAAAGTAACAGATAAAACTCCAAATGTTGGTGTAACTAAATATAGAGATCATTTAGATTCAGTTGGAGTAAGAGTAGGTTATAGAATTGGTCAATTGAAAAATGACAGATCACCTAAAGTTATAACTCAAACAGTAGAAGTACCTGTACCAACTCCAGTTCCTACACCTGATAATACAATTGATACTAGAGGAAATGCTGTATTACCATTTAGCTGCTCAGTTGATGATAAAAAATGTGTAATCAGAGGATTTAAAGTTGATGGAAGAGTACCAAACGAAAATGAACAAAACGACTTGAGAAAAATTGCAGACGTAATTAATCAATTTGCTGATGGTGGAACAATTGATTTCGTTGGACATACAGATTCAACTGGTTCAAATGCTTACAACCAAAAATTATCAGTTGCAAGAGCACAAAACGTAGCAAGATTGTTAAGAGAATATGGACTTAAAAATTCAATTTCTTATGGAACAATCACTGGACAAGGTGAAACTAACCCAATGGATACTAACGATACACAACAAGGAAGATACAATAACAGAAGAGTTGAATTATTCTTCCAAAATGTAGACTTCAAAAATGTTAAATTCATTAACCAATAATAATTAATAATTTGGGAACTATTTTTTAGTAGTTCTCAAATTTTATAATTTTTTTAAAATTATTTTTAAAAGAAGGCGAAGGCCTTTTTTTTGTATAATAAAAAATATGAGAAAAAATGATTAAATATTTTCTTTTTTTGTAAAAAATGTGATATAATTTATTATAATTATGTATTGTTCAGGAGAAAAAATTGAAGAATAATTTTAGAGAAAATTTATTAACTGTAGAAAAAATGAGAGAAAAAATAATCGAACTGAAAAGAGAGGGGAAAAGAGTAGTTTTTACAAATGGAGTGTTTGATATTTTGCACATAGGTCATCTGACTTATTTGGAAGAAGCTAGGAATTTAGGAGATGTTCTGGTTGTGGGTATCAACAGCAACTCTTCCGTCAAAGTCAATAAAGGCGACAAAAGACCGATTAACGACGAAAAAAATAGAGCGTTCGTGCTTTTGGGGACAAAATTTGTGGATTTTGCGGTTATTTTTGATGAGAAGACGCCGGAAAAACTTCTGGATATTCTAAAACCTAACATTCATGTGAAGGGTGGAGATTACAGAAAGGAAGATTTGCCGGAAACAAAGACTGTGGAAAAAAATGGCGGAGAAGTTAAAATTTTATCTTTTGTGGATAATGTTTCTACGACGGATATAATTAATAAAATAATTGAAGTTTATAAAAAGTGAGATTAAAATATGAAAATAATGAATTTTGATGAAATAAATAATTTGGCACGAAGTTTAGCAAAAAAGTTGGAAAATGGCGGATGTGTTGGACTAATTGGAGATTTGGGAGCGGGGAAGACGACTTTTACGAAAAAAATTTGTGAATATTTTGGAGTTACAGAGAATGTAAAAAGTCCGACATTTACTTATGTCATTGAATATGAGAGTGGAAGGAAAAAAATTAGCCACTTTGAT harbors:
- a CDS encoding OmpA family protein produces the protein MKKLVILGTALLALNAVASEFQVKGGYDFYRKYKSGADYWKHSDFKVKNGATAGVEYIVDNQGEFEWGLGGEYKFSNNSGKLKPKKEQWNGTYSTAKKLGRDVPVYALGKFNLITTNGGNDALYVLGRAGYNFAKESREARKQAGLDIKGGLYTAAGIGTEFGPVSLEALYERSSFKVTDKTPNVGVTKYRDHLDSVGVRVGYRIGQLKNDRSPKVITQTVEVPVPTPVPTPDNTIDTRGNAVLPFSCSVDDKKCVIRGFKVDGRVPNENEQNDLRKIADVINQFADGGTIDFVGHTDSTGSNAYNQKLSVARAQNVARLLREYGLKNSISYGTITGQGETNPMDTNDTQQGRYNNRRVELFFQNVDFKNVKFINQ
- the rfaE2 gene encoding D-glycero-beta-D-manno-heptose 1-phosphate adenylyltransferase, producing MREKIIELKREGKRVVFTNGVFDILHIGHLTYLEEARNLGDVLVVGINSNSSVKVNKGDKRPINDEKNRAFVLLGTKFVDFAVIFDEKTPEKLLDILKPNIHVKGGDYRKEDLPETKTVEKNGGEVKILSFVDNVSTTDIINKIIEVYKK